Below is a window of Mycolicibacterium chitae DNA.
GAAGCCGGGCCGGGCACGCCACTACGTGCATCAGGTGGTGCTCGGCACCGCCGACACCGAGGCGGCCACGGCGCAACTGCGGGCATCGGCCCGCGCCTGGTCGCGCTGCGGCGCGCAGACCATCACCTTCACCAGCAGCTCCGGCAAGACCGTCCAATGGCGGCTCGACCCGGCCGAATTACACCGGGACAACACCGTTTTGGTGCAACGCCAGGTCGGTCGCGGCATCGTCTGCGAACGCGCGATGAGCGCCGCCACCGCCAAGGACGGCGGGGTCGTCGCCGACGTGCTGGCCTGCGATCTGCGCGGCGGCGAGCCGGCCGGCCGGGCCGAGCAGATCGCGCTGACCATCGCCGGTAATTCCGCCCCCACCAGCTGAACCCCCCACCCGGAACAACGTCAGGAGACCCCATGAACGCACCGATCCCCGGCTTCGCCGGCCACAGCGACGAGAAGACGGTA
It encodes the following:
- a CDS encoding sensor domain-containing protein, which codes for MNRSSLPAAAAVLAGAAALAAAGFGAAPAAATPGVDRTPAFTYVSPLEALLPTARQLTHITGSTSPMRVVGSATEFTATRGTLEPAVCLGAFEPGHRDGYAVQPSGIAGQIAADGKPGRARHYVHQVVLGTADTEAATAQLRASARAWSRCGAQTITFTSSSGKTVQWRLDPAELHRDNTVLVQRQVGRGIVCERAMSAATAKDGGVVADVLACDLRGGEPAGRAEQIALTIAGNSAPTS